From the Brevibacillus choshinensis genome, one window contains:
- a CDS encoding polyprenyl synthetase family protein — protein MNLVDIYFKMKKDVQYIEDELEKSIDTDMRELNQSSTHLLKAGGKRIRPVFVLLGGKWGEYDVKKLKHVAVPLELIHMASLVHDDVIDDADKRRGKDTVRMKWDNKVAMYAGDYIFARALAIAAQLPIPQMHQILSNAMVELCKGEIEQVKDLNNWNQNFRTYLRRIKRKTALLIAISCQLGAVASGASEELIRKMYWYGYNVGMAFQITDDILDFTGTEKQLGKPAGSDLVHGNITLPALYTAHFGRSRDRFQSWIADQTFWDHVDEAIQLVRSDEGIAFSQQLAERYIARAHAILADLPNNQAKTSLTGIADFIIERKF, from the coding sequence ATGAACCTAGTCGATATTTACTTCAAGATGAAAAAGGACGTCCAGTATATTGAAGATGAGCTGGAAAAATCGATTGATACAGACATGCGAGAGCTGAACCAATCCTCTACGCATCTTCTAAAGGCAGGGGGAAAACGGATTCGTCCTGTTTTCGTGCTGCTCGGTGGAAAATGGGGCGAGTATGATGTGAAAAAGCTAAAGCATGTGGCAGTTCCGCTTGAGCTGATTCATATGGCATCACTCGTTCATGATGATGTAATCGACGATGCAGATAAGCGGCGTGGTAAAGATACTGTGCGGATGAAATGGGACAATAAAGTGGCGATGTATGCAGGGGATTACATCTTTGCACGTGCGTTAGCGATCGCAGCACAGTTGCCGATCCCTCAGATGCACCAAATTTTGTCTAATGCGATGGTAGAGTTGTGCAAGGGTGAAATTGAACAAGTAAAGGATCTGAACAACTGGAACCAAAACTTCCGAACCTATTTGCGCCGGATCAAACGGAAAACAGCCTTATTGATCGCGATTAGCTGCCAATTAGGTGCAGTGGCAAGTGGGGCGAGTGAAGAGCTCATTCGGAAAATGTACTGGTATGGGTATAATGTAGGAATGGCTTTCCAGATTACGGATGATATTCTCGACTTCACGGGGACTGAGAAACAGCTCGGCAAACCAGCGGGAAGTGATCTTGTCCATGGAAACATTACATTGCCTGCGCTCTACACGGCTCACTTTGGACGGTCGCGTGATCGTTTCCAGAGCTGGATTGCAGACCAGACTTTCTGGGATCATGTCGATGAAGCCATTCAATTAGTGCGTTCGGACGAAGGAATCGCATTCTCGCAACAGCTGGCAGAACGATATATTGCTCGTGCGCATGCGATTTTGGCCGATTTACCAAACAATCAAGCGAAGACTTCATTGACCGGTATCGCTGATTTTATCATCGAACGTAAATTTTAA
- the spoIVA gene encoding stage IV sporulation protein A, whose protein sequence is MERVDIFKDIAERTGGDIYLGVVGPVRTGKSTFIKRFMEQVVIPNIQSEAERIRATDELPQSASGRTIMTTEPKFVPNQAVNVHVTEGLSINVRLVDCVGYTVQGAKGFEDDNGPRMVNTPWYEEPVPFEEAAEVGTRKVIQEHSTIGIVVTTDGSIAEIPRVGYIDAEERVVNELKEVGKPFVIVVNSTRPRSDEAQNLRVQLQEKYDVPVVALSVDHMTEQEILLLMREVLFEFPVHEVNVNLPSWVMVLENGHWLRQNYEEAVRETVQDIRRLRDVDRVVGFFNDYDFVERASLAGMHMGQGIAEIDLYAPDELYDRILMEIVGVEINGKDHLLKIMQEFSHAKREYDQVAEALHMVRSTGYGIAAPSLHEMTLDEPELIRQGPRFGVRLKATAPSIHMIRVDVESEFAPIIGTEKQSEELVRYLMQDFDKDPLSIWNSDIFGRSLHSIVREGIQAKITMMPDNARYKLQETLGRIINEGSGGLIAIIL, encoded by the coding sequence GTGGAACGAGTCGACATCTTTAAAGACATTGCCGAACGGACGGGCGGAGATATCTACCTGGGAGTGGTAGGGCCTGTACGTACGGGAAAATCGACCTTTATCAAGCGGTTTATGGAGCAGGTCGTCATCCCGAATATTCAATCAGAAGCAGAGCGAATCCGTGCCACGGATGAATTGCCGCAAAGTGCTTCTGGCCGAACGATCATGACGACAGAACCAAAATTTGTTCCCAATCAGGCCGTCAATGTACATGTAACCGAAGGGCTCAGCATCAACGTCCGCCTCGTTGACTGCGTCGGCTATACGGTACAGGGTGCAAAAGGATTTGAAGACGACAATGGGCCACGCATGGTAAATACACCATGGTACGAGGAGCCGGTCCCATTTGAAGAAGCTGCTGAAGTAGGGACCCGCAAAGTCATTCAAGAGCACTCAACGATCGGGATCGTGGTCACAACAGACGGCAGCATCGCGGAAATTCCGCGAGTGGGATACATTGATGCCGAGGAACGAGTGGTCAATGAACTCAAGGAAGTAGGAAAGCCATTCGTCATTGTGGTCAACTCCACACGCCCTCGTTCAGATGAGGCGCAAAACTTGCGTGTGCAGCTGCAGGAAAAATACGATGTTCCTGTAGTAGCACTGTCCGTAGACCACATGACGGAACAAGAAATCCTGCTTCTCATGAGAGAAGTGCTGTTTGAGTTCCCGGTCCATGAAGTAAACGTAAATCTGCCTAGCTGGGTCATGGTGTTGGAGAATGGACACTGGCTCCGTCAGAACTACGAAGAAGCCGTACGTGAAACCGTGCAGGACATTCGCCGGTTACGCGATGTGGACCGTGTCGTCGGCTTTTTCAATGATTATGACTTCGTGGAACGGGCGTCCCTTGCAGGTATGCACATGGGCCAAGGTATCGCAGAAATCGACCTTTATGCTCCCGATGAGTTGTACGATCGCATCCTGATGGAGATCGTCGGAGTCGAAATCAACGGCAAGGATCACTTGCTGAAGATTATGCAGGAATTTTCTCATGCCAAACGCGAGTATGATCAAGTCGCCGAGGCCTTGCACATGGTCAGAAGTACAGGTTACGGAATCGCGGCTCCGTCACTGCATGAGATGACCTTGGACGAACCTGAACTTATCCGACAAGGACCTCGTTTTGGTGTCAGATTGAAGGCGACAGCACCTTCAATCCATATGATTCGCGTGGATGTCGAATCTGAGTTTGCTCCGATCATCGGCACGGAAAAACAGAGCGAGGAGCTTGTCCGCTACTTAATGCAAGACTTCGATAAAGATCCGCTCTCTATCTGGAATTCTGATATCTTCGGACGTTCGCTCCATTCCATTGTTCGCGAGGGAATCCAGGCGAAAATTACGATGATGCCAGACAATGCCCGCTACAAATTGCAGGAAACGCTGGGACGAATTATCAACGAAGGATCGGGCGGACTGATTGCGATCATACTCTAA
- the folE gene encoding GTP cyclohydrolase I FolE codes for MMNVDLDKIQQAVRMILEAVGENPDREGLLDTPKRVAKMYAEVFEGMHINEQDYFETVFSEDHEEMVLVKDIPFYSMCEHHLVPFFGKAHVAYVPRGGRVVGLSKLARAVDTVARRPQLQERITSTVADAIVKKLDPHGVVVVVEAEHMCMTMRGVRKPGSKTVTSAVRGMFEKDAAARAEVFSLIRP; via the coding sequence ATAATGAACGTCGATTTAGATAAAATACAGCAGGCCGTACGGATGATCCTGGAAGCAGTTGGTGAAAACCCGGATCGCGAAGGATTGCTAGATACTCCTAAACGTGTAGCGAAAATGTACGCCGAAGTTTTTGAAGGCATGCACATAAACGAACAAGATTATTTTGAAACCGTATTTAGCGAAGATCATGAAGAAATGGTTCTCGTAAAAGATATTCCGTTTTACTCGATGTGTGAGCATCATCTGGTGCCATTCTTCGGGAAAGCCCATGTGGCGTACGTACCCCGTGGAGGGCGTGTAGTCGGTTTGAGTAAACTTGCTCGTGCGGTAGATACGGTAGCTCGTCGACCACAATTGCAAGAAAGAATCACTTCGACTGTCGCGGATGCCATCGTGAAGAAGCTAGATCCTCATGGTGTTGTCGTCGTAGTGGAAGCCGAGCATATGTGCATGACGATGCGTGGAGTGAGAAAACCAGGCTCCAAAACGGTTACGTCAGCAGTACGTGGTATGTTTGAAAAAGATGCGGCTGCAAGAGCAGAAGTTTTCAGCTTGATTCGACCGTAA
- a CDS encoding UbiA-like polyprenyltransferase codes for MSLRKLKIILEMIKFEHSLFALPFAFMGAVLGNIVIEKAWPTWMEIFWVTVAMVGARSAAMSLNRVIDRVIDAKNPRTANRAIPAGLISIVEVILFIVVSFAVLFIAAFQLNDLAVKLLPLAVFVLVLYSYTKRFTWLCHFVLGVAIGFGPLGGWVATTGQVDGIGLLLFVSVLFWTAGFDIIYACQDSEFDRNEGLFSMPSRFGVANALVVARICHIITFVGLMSLYVVADLSIWFLLGVLISGAILIYEHTLVKPTDLSKLDVAFFSMNGILSVVMFAFTMIDLVIS; via the coding sequence ATGAGTCTTCGTAAATTGAAAATTATTTTGGAAATGATTAAGTTCGAACATTCCCTTTTTGCTTTGCCATTTGCTTTCATGGGCGCGGTTTTGGGTAATATTGTAATAGAGAAAGCTTGGCCCACCTGGATGGAAATCTTTTGGGTCACGGTCGCCATGGTAGGAGCACGCAGCGCTGCCATGTCTTTGAACCGAGTGATCGACCGTGTCATCGATGCGAAAAACCCGCGGACTGCGAATCGAGCGATACCTGCAGGATTGATTTCGATTGTGGAAGTCATCTTGTTTATCGTTGTTTCCTTCGCAGTGCTTTTCATTGCCGCGTTCCAATTAAATGATTTGGCTGTGAAGCTGTTGCCTCTCGCCGTATTCGTCCTGGTCTTGTATTCTTATACAAAACGCTTTACCTGGCTTTGCCACTTTGTCTTAGGGGTAGCCATCGGTTTTGGCCCACTGGGTGGATGGGTAGCAACGACAGGGCAAGTCGATGGAATCGGACTCTTATTGTTTGTATCTGTTCTGTTTTGGACAGCAGGGTTTGATATCATTTACGCATGTCAGGATAGTGAGTTTGACCGAAATGAAGGCTTGTTCTCGATGCCGAGTCGATTTGGCGTTGCCAATGCGTTGGTAGTTGCTCGGATCTGTCACATTATCACGTTTGTCGGTCTCATGTCCCTATACGTGGTGGCAGACTTGTCCATCTGGTTCTTGCTTGGAGTATTGATCTCCGGTGCGATACTGATTTATGAGCACACCCTTGTGAAACCGACAGATTTGTCCAAACTGGATGTTGCTTTCTTTAGTATGAATGGGATCTTGAGTGTGGTCATGTTTGCGTTCACCATGATTGATCTGGTGATCTCATGA
- a CDS encoding stage VI sporulation protein F, translating to MSNPFSGGFLDRFKGKGANIDESKLRSLASQMKKSDFEDEEKLRQIIKTLATLSGKQLTAEKEDKIIEMFYNQEINIHDMSSLTKLLK from the coding sequence ATGAGTAATCCGTTTTCTGGTGGTTTTTTGGATCGCTTTAAAGGGAAGGGAGCAAATATCGACGAATCGAAGCTGCGTTCCTTGGCGAGCCAAATGAAAAAGAGCGATTTTGAAGATGAGGAAAAGCTCCGTCAAATCATCAAAACGCTAGCCACGCTTTCCGGCAAGCAACTGACAGCTGAGAAGGAAGATAAGATCATCGAGATGTTTTACAATCAAGAAATCAACATCCATGACATGTCGAGCCTGACAAAGCTCCTGAAATAA
- a CDS encoding UbiX family flavin prenyltransferase: MSQQKWAVGITGASGAIYGVRLVQELLRAGHIVHLIITEAGWQVFHDELDWETDDRPTFLQEKLKQDFSGELHYWGLRDFNCPAASGSYRCDGMIVVPCSMGTVSGIAHGASGNLLERVADVMIKEGRRLVLVPRETPLNAIHLENMLQLSRLGVKILPAMPGYYQKPQTMDDLINFVVGKALDAIDVPHSLFRRWGE; encoded by the coding sequence ATGAGTCAGCAAAAGTGGGCTGTCGGAATTACGGGGGCGAGTGGAGCCATATATGGCGTTCGGCTCGTGCAGGAACTGCTACGCGCCGGACATATCGTACATCTCATCATTACGGAAGCAGGCTGGCAGGTCTTTCACGATGAGCTGGATTGGGAGACAGACGACCGCCCAACATTTCTTCAGGAGAAGTTGAAACAAGATTTTTCCGGAGAACTGCATTACTGGGGGTTGCGTGATTTCAATTGTCCAGCAGCAAGCGGTTCCTATCGTTGTGATGGCATGATCGTTGTTCCTTGTTCGATGGGGACGGTCTCGGGGATCGCTCACGGTGCTTCTGGCAACCTGCTGGAGCGTGTTGCTGATGTGATGATCAAGGAAGGGCGCCGGTTAGTCCTTGTTCCGAGAGAGACCCCGCTGAATGCCATCCATTTGGAGAATATGCTTCAGCTAAGTCGTTTGGGAGTCAAGATTCTGCCAGCGATGCCTGGCTATTATCAAAAGCCGCAGACGATGGATGACTTGATCAACTTTGTCGTAGGAAAAGCTTTGGATGCAATCGATGTACCACACTCGCTGTTTCGGCGTTGGGGGGAGTAG
- a CDS encoding heptaprenyl diphosphate synthase component 1, giving the protein MSKEHTPYVEEVRLIIEQIYKRSTHSYVEYYVDVPSMAENRLALLYLFLKEQGMTKERSVILCTATGLVQLGLDIHEYVKNDYERTLAAERNRQLTVLAGDYYSARYYSLLAEASEIQAIQVLSGAVQSVNEAKMKLYLAGKDGKLPTDEEYWDLRNTIDTGLYVAVVEAYADSDEKRRFWTNLMKETAKVESVIGEWEQLKWQEQVPFGFARFLLQKPGTTLTQVMSGIEQKALEMIGLCEQMVRTLHPVETRNMLVTMTARYSHRINRLKRVIEEM; this is encoded by the coding sequence ATGAGCAAAGAACATACCCCCTATGTAGAAGAAGTTCGGTTGATCATCGAACAGATCTACAAGCGAAGTACCCATTCCTATGTAGAATATTACGTTGACGTTCCTTCCATGGCGGAGAATCGTCTGGCCTTGTTGTACCTTTTCTTAAAGGAACAAGGGATGACAAAAGAACGTTCTGTAATACTCTGCACAGCGACTGGACTTGTCCAATTGGGGTTGGACATTCATGAATACGTGAAAAATGATTACGAACGGACATTAGCAGCTGAGCGAAATCGACAATTGACCGTTTTGGCGGGAGATTACTATAGTGCTCGCTACTACTCGCTACTGGCTGAGGCCAGTGAGATTCAAGCCATTCAAGTATTGTCAGGTGCGGTTCAGAGCGTAAACGAGGCGAAAATGAAGCTGTACTTGGCAGGTAAGGATGGAAAGCTCCCGACTGACGAAGAGTACTGGGACCTGCGCAATACGATCGACACAGGCCTGTACGTCGCCGTGGTGGAGGCATACGCTGATTCCGATGAAAAGCGTCGCTTCTGGACGAACCTGATGAAGGAAACAGCGAAAGTAGAAAGCGTTATTGGGGAATGGGAGCAGTTGAAATGGCAAGAACAAGTTCCATTTGGTTTTGCCCGTTTTTTGCTGCAAAAACCAGGAACTACGCTTACGCAGGTGATGTCCGGGATTGAGCAGAAAGCGTTGGAGATGATCGGGCTGTGCGAGCAAATGGTCCGCACGCTTCACCCGGTGGAAACGCGCAATATGCTCGTTACGATGACAGCCCGTTACTCCCATCGGATTAACCGCCTGAAACGGGTTATTGAGGAGATGTAA
- a CDS encoding 2Fe-2S iron-sulfur cluster-binding protein, with translation MSQLTLVTRAGDHELPVELNQSVVAVAKKHKVVWGHACQRGVCAQCRTLVLEGAEYLNETTKEEKLRLRKAERAEGFRLGCQIQIVQEGDVKLAHRPY, from the coding sequence ATGTCTCAATTAACGCTAGTGACTCGTGCTGGAGACCACGAATTGCCTGTGGAGCTGAACCAGTCCGTTGTCGCAGTCGCCAAAAAGCACAAGGTCGTATGGGGACATGCTTGCCAACGTGGGGTTTGTGCTCAGTGCCGTACGCTTGTTCTGGAAGGTGCTGAATACTTGAATGAAACGACCAAAGAAGAAAAGCTCCGACTACGTAAGGCAGAGCGCGCAGAAGGGTTCAGACTTGGCTGCCAGATTCAGATCGTCCAAGAGGGAGATGTAAAGCTCGCTCACCGGCCGTACTAA
- the mtrB gene encoding trp RNA-binding attenuation protein MtrB, whose amino-acid sequence MSQPSGFNQDYFVVKAKENGVHVIGLTRGSDTRFHHTEKLDKGEVMIFQFTEHTSAIKVRGKAVIYSHHGTIDTTE is encoded by the coding sequence GTGTCACAACCATCTGGATTCAACCAGGATTATTTCGTGGTGAAAGCAAAAGAAAACGGTGTTCATGTCATCGGCCTCACCAGAGGTTCCGATACCCGCTTTCATCATACGGAGAAACTCGATAAAGGCGAAGTCATGATTTTTCAATTTACCGAGCATACTTCTGCGATCAAAGTACGTGGGAAAGCCGTTATTTACTCCCACCACGGGACCATCGACACGACCGAATAA
- a CDS encoding 2Fe-2S iron-sulfur cluster-binding protein translates to MGKVTFVPSGKSIKARAGQTLVSAAAAARVVIPQRCGGHASCLMCRVVLESGELSAPSALEQRKMPEKDLDQGIRLGCQAKATQKDCVVRIPENRLKSVVQAALERQQREENED, encoded by the coding sequence ATGGGAAAAGTAACGTTTGTACCGAGTGGAAAAAGCATCAAGGCGCGGGCTGGACAAACGCTCGTCAGTGCTGCGGCTGCGGCACGAGTGGTCATTCCTCAACGCTGCGGAGGCCATGCCTCCTGTCTTATGTGCAGGGTGGTGCTGGAGAGTGGCGAATTGTCTGCACCCTCAGCATTGGAGCAAAGGAAGATGCCGGAGAAGGATTTAGATCAGGGAATCCGCCTCGGCTGTCAAGCAAAAGCAACGCAAAAGGATTGCGTCGTGCGAATCCCTGAAAATCGTTTGAAATCCGTCGTCCAGGCGGCTTTAGAACGGCAGCAGCGTGAGGAAAACGAAGATTAA
- a CDS encoding HU family DNA-binding protein, with the protein MNKTELIAKVAETTELTKKDATKAVDAVLDAIADALKTGDKVQLIGFGNFEVRERAARKGRNPQTGEEIEIASSKVPAFKPGKQLKDSIK; encoded by the coding sequence ATGAACAAAACAGAACTGATTGCAAAAGTGGCAGAAACCACAGAACTCACCAAGAAAGATGCAACCAAAGCAGTTGATGCGGTTCTCGACGCAATTGCTGATGCATTGAAAACAGGTGACAAAGTCCAACTGATCGGCTTTGGTAACTTCGAAGTTCGTGAGCGTGCGGCTCGTAAAGGTCGTAACCCTCAAACTGGTGAAGAGATCGAGATCGCTTCCAGCAAAGTACCTGCGTTTAAACCAGGTAAGCAACTCAAAGATTCCATCAAGTAA
- a CDS encoding DUF2768 family protein: protein MYIDPMTKMNISLLAIGLMFVCNLLMIFARKMNNALLRFLLKTCAFLMLIAVFVMILIVIFV from the coding sequence ATGTATATTGATCCTATGACGAAGATGAACATCTCTCTGCTTGCCATTGGTCTGATGTTCGTCTGCAACCTGCTCATGATTTTTGCTAGGAAAATGAACAATGCTCTGCTGCGTTTTTTACTCAAAACGTGCGCTTTTTTGATGCTGATAGCGGTATTTGTCATGATCCTTATAGTCATTTTTGTGTAA
- a CDS encoding lytic transglycosylase domain-containing protein, whose amino-acid sequence MNLPVSLQPYLNQLSQSYGASTAQAALPAVDEGMFSDVLQAQLAAGQRVIAAEEIIAELDGSPEWNFPQGSYDNHVDDSTSLNGAMSGRASLSTSAVLEKIDRMARSIGVDKDLVREVVRAESNFNPSAVSRAGAKGLMQLMDPTARAMNVRNVYNPDENLAGGTKYLKSLLDRYDGNVKVALAAYNAGPGRVSRLGIDSDMELEEKYDQLPLETQRYVEKIMNRLQSDRTS is encoded by the coding sequence ATGAATCTACCCGTATCGCTTCAGCCATATTTGAACCAACTATCCCAATCTTATGGTGCCAGTACGGCGCAGGCTGCTCTTCCTGCCGTGGATGAAGGAATGTTTTCCGACGTGCTGCAAGCCCAGCTCGCAGCGGGTCAACGAGTCATTGCAGCTGAAGAAATCATCGCAGAGCTAGATGGCTCTCCTGAGTGGAATTTTCCACAAGGAAGCTATGACAATCATGTGGATGACTCTACCTCTTTGAATGGCGCGATGAGTGGACGAGCTTCATTGTCTACCTCCGCAGTGCTAGAAAAAATTGATCGCATGGCTCGATCCATTGGTGTGGATAAAGATTTAGTACGAGAAGTTGTACGTGCAGAGTCTAATTTTAATCCATCTGCTGTTTCTCGTGCAGGAGCAAAAGGCTTGATGCAGCTCATGGATCCAACCGCACGAGCAATGAATGTGCGAAATGTCTATAATCCCGATGAGAATCTCGCAGGTGGTACCAAGTATTTAAAGAGCCTGTTGGACCGTTACGACGGCAATGTTAAGGTGGCTCTGGCTGCGTACAATGCAGGACCAGGACGGGTCAGCCGTCTGGGCATTGACAGTGACATGGAGTTAGAAGAAAAATATGACCAACTGCCACTAGAAACACAGCGCTATGTGGAAAAAATCATGAACAGATTGCAATCTGACCGGACATCATAG
- the ndk gene encoding nucleoside-diphosphate kinase: MEKTFLMVKPDGVQRNLIGEIVSRFEKKGYQLVGAKLMTVSRELAEEHYAEHKERPFFGELVDFITSGPVFAMVWQGNNVITTARAMMGKTNPVDAASGTIRGDFATSVGMNIIHGSDSPESAEREIGLWFSADEVLSFEKTIQRWI; the protein is encoded by the coding sequence ATGGAAAAAACATTCCTTATGGTAAAACCAGATGGCGTACAACGTAACTTGATCGGGGAAATCGTTTCCCGTTTTGAGAAAAAAGGATATCAACTGGTAGGCGCGAAGCTGATGACTGTTAGCCGCGAGCTGGCTGAAGAGCATTATGCTGAACACAAAGAGCGTCCTTTCTTCGGAGAACTGGTAGACTTCATCACTTCCGGTCCTGTATTTGCAATGGTATGGCAAGGTAACAACGTAATCACAACTGCACGCGCAATGATGGGCAAAACAAACCCAGTTGACGCTGCTTCCGGAACCATCCGTGGCGACTTCGCTACTTCCGTTGGCATGAACATCATCCACGGTTCCGATTCCCCAGAAAGCGCTGAGCGTGAAATCGGCCTCTGGTTCTCTGCTGATGAAGTTCTTTCTTTTGAAAAAACAATCCAACGCTGGATCTAA
- a CDS encoding menaquinone biosynthetic enzyme MqnA/MqnD family protein produces MQKSLRIGQILYTNVLPVYFYFDQERFEDRIEFIRQVPAQLNQAMARGEIDVGPISSFSYAEHASHYVALADLSVSAKGRVGSLFLFSKKPIEQLDGAKIAMTNTSATTVNLLKIILHKFYGYEISYVTQEPELEQMLLDSDAALLIGDDAIQAVRNGGPLHVYDLGELWHQFTGYSMTFAVWAVRKEVLAEHSGLLADVHASFLASKEKTRQNTGPLIEYVHTHHGGDMQEWTRYFQGLQHDFGDEQRIGLEYYYRCAAELGLLPAPATVDLWQAGGRQTNTTLTR; encoded by the coding sequence ATGCAAAAGTCCTTGCGAATTGGACAGATCCTGTATACGAATGTACTTCCGGTTTATTTCTATTTTGATCAGGAGCGTTTCGAAGACCGTATCGAGTTCATTCGTCAAGTACCTGCCCAGTTGAATCAAGCAATGGCACGTGGTGAGATCGATGTAGGTCCCATCTCTTCCTTTAGTTATGCAGAGCATGCCTCCCACTATGTAGCGTTGGCGGACTTGTCCGTCAGCGCGAAAGGGAGAGTAGGCTCCCTTTTCTTATTCAGCAAAAAGCCGATTGAACAGTTGGATGGTGCTAAAATTGCCATGACCAATACATCGGCTACGACAGTCAATCTACTGAAGATCATTCTCCATAAGTTTTACGGTTATGAGATTTCTTACGTTACACAAGAGCCGGAGCTGGAACAAATGTTACTGGATTCTGATGCGGCTCTGCTGATTGGTGACGATGCGATCCAGGCAGTGAGAAATGGTGGACCCCTCCACGTTTACGATCTTGGAGAGTTATGGCATCAGTTCACGGGCTATTCCATGACTTTTGCGGTTTGGGCCGTGCGCAAGGAAGTGCTGGCCGAACACAGTGGACTCTTGGCGGATGTCCATGCTTCCTTCTTGGCTAGCAAAGAAAAGACGCGACAAAACACAGGGCCGCTCATTGAGTATGTCCATACCCATCATGGGGGAGACATGCAGGAATGGACCCGTTATTTTCAAGGCTTGCAGCATGATTTCGGCGACGAACAGCGGATTGGACTGGAGTATTACTACCGATGCGCGGCGGAGCTGGGACTTCTACCAGCACCAGCAACCGTCGACCTCTGGCAGGCTGGTGGGCGGCAGACCAATACTACGTTGACGAGATAG
- a CDS encoding demethylmenaquinone methyltransferase produces the protein MNQTQMNEKAEYVHSVFESIADEYDKMNNVISFGSHVAWRNYTMKQMNIQPGQKALDVACGTADWSIALAQAVGKDGSVIGLDFSQNMLDVGAYKVSQKGVGHIVDLVNGDAMKLPYEDNTFDFATIGFALRNVPDIQIVLNEMARVVKPGGKVVSLEVSKPPFIPYRKLFYFYFYNILPLVAKWTVNKYEQYAWLPKSLTNFPDSRELARMFQEAGLDPVQVKLFMGGVSALHIGIKP, from the coding sequence GTGAACCAGACCCAAATGAATGAGAAGGCAGAGTACGTTCATTCCGTATTTGAGAGCATCGCGGATGAATACGACAAGATGAACAATGTCATCAGCTTTGGCAGCCATGTAGCTTGGCGTAATTACACCATGAAGCAAATGAACATCCAACCAGGTCAAAAAGCGCTTGATGTAGCGTGTGGTACGGCTGACTGGTCCATCGCACTCGCTCAGGCAGTCGGTAAAGACGGAAGTGTGATCGGCCTTGATTTTAGCCAAAACATGCTAGACGTAGGCGCTTACAAGGTGTCCCAAAAAGGTGTCGGACATATCGTCGATCTCGTAAATGGGGATGCGATGAAGCTTCCTTATGAGGACAATACTTTTGATTTTGCAACGATTGGTTTTGCTTTGCGGAATGTGCCGGATATTCAAATCGTGCTGAATGAAATGGCACGCGTGGTGAAGCCTGGTGGGAAGGTCGTGTCGCTCGAAGTGTCCAAGCCGCCCTTTATTCCTTATCGCAAGCTCTTTTACTTCTACTTCTATAATATCTTGCCACTGGTGGCGAAATGGACGGTAAACAAGTACGAGCAGTATGCATGGTTACCGAAATCACTGACCAATTTTCCAGATAGTCGTGAGCTCGCTCGTATGTTTCAAGAGGCTGGCCTAGATCCTGTCCAAGTCAAGCTGTTCATGGGTGGAGTATCAGCATTGCATATCGGTATTAAACCATAA